One Sinorhizobium mexicanum genomic region harbors:
- a CDS encoding glutathione S-transferase N-terminal domain-containing protein, giving the protein MTAPIELYYWPTPNGWKITIMLEELGVPYVVKYINIGRGEQFAPDFLKIAPNNRMPAIIDPDGPGGQPISVFESGAILQYLGRKYAKFYPAEERSRVEVDQWLFWQMGGLGPMAGQAHHFRQYAPEKIEYAINRYTNEANRLYGVMNKRLADRPFLAGDYSIADMACIGWVIPHENQGQDLNDFPHLKRWFEAVLARPAVQKAIEVGKEERARQKSLAEDQEAQKVLFGQRAR; this is encoded by the coding sequence ATGACTGCTCCGATCGAGCTTTATTACTGGCCGACCCCAAACGGGTGGAAGATCACGATCATGCTGGAGGAACTCGGCGTTCCTTACGTGGTCAAGTACATCAATATCGGGCGAGGCGAGCAGTTCGCCCCGGATTTCCTGAAGATCGCACCCAATAACCGTATGCCGGCGATCATCGATCCCGATGGCCCGGGCGGCCAGCCGATCTCGGTGTTCGAGTCGGGGGCGATCCTGCAATATCTCGGCCGTAAATACGCGAAGTTCTATCCTGCCGAGGAGCGATCCCGCGTTGAAGTCGATCAATGGCTCTTCTGGCAGATGGGCGGCCTCGGCCCCATGGCGGGCCAGGCCCATCATTTTCGCCAATATGCGCCGGAGAAGATCGAATACGCGATCAATCGGTACACCAACGAGGCGAACCGCCTCTATGGCGTGATGAACAAGCGTCTCGCCGACCGGCCGTTCCTGGCTGGCGACTACTCGATTGCCGACATGGCCTGTATCGGTTGGGTGATCCCGCACGAGAATCAGGGACAGGATCTGAATGATTTCCCGCATCTGAAGCGCTGGTTCGAGGCAGTGCTTGCGCGGCCCGCCGTTCAGAAGGCGATCGAAGTGGGCAAGGAAGAGCGTGCCCGCCAGAAGAGCCTGGCCGAGGACCAGGAGGCGCAGAAGGTCCTGTTTGGGCAGCGTGCCCGTTGA
- a CDS encoding DUF2147 domain-containing protein yields the protein MIRTLLIATALACSTAGSVLAAEPIVGNWKTASGATAEIAPCGGAYCITLKTGKYAGKRIGNLAGTDGAYSGEITDPESDKTYSGSGAVNGNSLKMKGCVLKVLCKSQTWTRL from the coding sequence ATGATTCGCACATTGCTCATTGCTACGGCCCTTGCCTGCAGCACCGCCGGCTCGGTGCTGGCCGCAGAACCCATCGTCGGCAACTGGAAGACCGCGAGTGGCGCTACCGCCGAAATCGCACCATGCGGCGGCGCTTACTGCATCACTTTGAAAACCGGCAAGTACGCGGGCAAGCGAATCGGGAATCTGGCTGGAACCGACGGCGCCTACAGCGGCGAAATCACCGATCCGGAGAGCGACAAGACCTATAGCGGTTCGGGCGCCGTCAACGGCAATTCGCTGAAGATGAAAGGCTGTGTGCTGAAGGTGCTTTGCAAATCGCAGACCTGGACGCGTCTGTAA
- a CDS encoding SEL1-like repeat protein encodes MARFDMQIASDAAMGGENRADALCEMGLAYATGRGRPVDLVAAHKWLNIAAIKGSDRAADLRADLAATMSKTDLAAALRAAREWMTAH; translated from the coding sequence ATGGCACGCTTTGATATGCAAATCGCTTCGGACGCCGCCATGGGTGGCGAAAACCGCGCGGACGCGCTTTGTGAAATGGGCCTGGCCTATGCGACGGGCCGTGGCCGGCCGGTCGATCTGGTCGCCGCCCACAAGTGGCTGAACATTGCCGCTATCAAGGGATCCGACCGCGCTGCGGACTTGCGCGCAGACCTCGCGGCAACGATGAGCAAGACCGATCTTGCCGCCGCGCTGCGGGCCGCACGCGAGTGGATGACGGCACACTGA
- a CDS encoding pyridoxal phosphate-dependent aminotransferase has product MSAFSRFTPLVQSLPATIPFVGPEAIERQRGRKVAARIGANESGFGPANSVLLAMQQAAAETWKYADPENYELKQALAGHIGTSPANIAVGEGIDGLLGQIVRLVIEPGMPVVTSFGAYPTFNYHVAGHGGRLVTVPYAGDREDLDGLLATVKRENAPLVYFANPDNPMGSWWPADRIVEFANALPETTLLVLDEAYSETAPSESIPAIDSLIGKPNVIRTRTFSKAYGLAGSRVGYALSTPGTAAAFDKIRNHFGMNRIGVAAAIAALADQRYLEEVIARITASRERISRIARDNGLQPLPSATNFVAIDCGRDTTYARAIVDRLMNEHGVFIRMPGVAPLNRCIRVSTGPEAEMDLLEAALPAVLKSLAAGS; this is encoded by the coding sequence ATGTCCGCATTTTCGCGCTTCACACCGCTTGTCCAATCTTTGCCAGCAACCATTCCCTTCGTCGGGCCCGAAGCGATCGAGCGCCAGCGCGGCCGCAAGGTTGCCGCGCGCATCGGCGCCAACGAAAGCGGCTTCGGCCCGGCAAATTCGGTGCTGCTTGCCATGCAGCAAGCGGCCGCAGAAACCTGGAAATATGCCGATCCTGAAAACTACGAACTGAAACAGGCCCTCGCCGGCCACATCGGAACCTCTCCGGCCAACATCGCGGTCGGCGAAGGCATCGACGGCTTGCTCGGCCAGATCGTTCGCCTGGTCATCGAGCCGGGCATGCCGGTGGTAACATCGTTCGGAGCCTATCCGACATTCAACTACCATGTCGCCGGGCACGGCGGGCGTCTGGTCACGGTCCCCTATGCTGGCGATCGAGAAGATCTCGATGGGTTGCTTGCAACGGTGAAGCGCGAGAATGCACCGCTCGTCTACTTCGCGAACCCTGACAACCCGATGGGAAGCTGGTGGCCGGCTGATCGAATCGTAGAGTTCGCAAATGCCCTGCCGGAAACGACGCTCCTCGTCCTCGACGAAGCCTACAGCGAAACGGCGCCGTCGGAATCGATACCGGCAATCGACAGCTTGATCGGCAAGCCGAACGTCATACGCACACGCACTTTTTCCAAGGCCTATGGACTTGCCGGGTCGCGCGTCGGCTACGCGCTTTCAACACCCGGCACGGCCGCGGCGTTCGACAAGATCCGCAACCACTTCGGGATGAACCGTATCGGCGTCGCCGCAGCGATTGCCGCCCTTGCCGACCAGCGCTATCTCGAGGAAGTCATCGCGAGAATAACGGCGTCGCGTGAGCGCATCTCTCGGATTGCGCGCGATAACGGGCTGCAGCCATTGCCGTCAGCCACAAACTTCGTGGCCATCGACTGTGGACGGGATACGACCTATGCGCGGGCGATCGTCGACCGGTTGATGAACGAACATGGCGTTTTCATCCGCATGCCGGGTGTTGCCCCGCTCAATCGCTGCATTCGGGTCAGCACCGGACCCGAAGCTGAAATGGACCTGCTCGAAGCAGCCCTGCCCGCCGTTCTCAAGAGCCTGGCAGCCGGTAGCTGA
- a CDS encoding PilZ domain-containing protein, whose product MLQSTMYSLVPSPLYERKYERFSIGQAGTLMSVRPALGGVSIRACKMIDISRGGASFSVSTTIGLSQHYYLHIVGTRFRIGCAEVYRKGERIGVQFIKTIDEAFLHEIVRHEFFTGQEKKTYANPASASRRPASVNWGFVE is encoded by the coding sequence ATGCTGCAGTCGACCATGTATTCGCTCGTCCCTTCACCCCTTTACGAGCGTAAATACGAGCGCTTTTCGATCGGCCAGGCTGGCACGCTGATGTCGGTGCGACCGGCTCTCGGCGGCGTCTCGATACGCGCCTGCAAAATGATCGACATATCCCGGGGCGGCGCGAGCTTTTCAGTGAGCACGACAATCGGGCTGTCGCAGCACTACTATCTCCACATCGTCGGTACGAGATTTAGAATCGGATGCGCCGAGGTCTACCGCAAGGGCGAGCGCATCGGCGTGCAGTTCATCAAGACGATCGACGAAGCCTTCCTGCACGAAATCGTGCGCCACGAGTTTTTCACCGGGCAAGAAAAGAAGACCTATGCCAACCCGGCGTCGGCTTCGCGTCGTCCCGCATCTGTCAACTGGGGCTTCGTCGAGTGA
- a CDS encoding PilZ domain-containing protein, which produces MSMIMHVAQAKPGQSTAVYQHYFIERPCRILVIGKQLKAKTKYQCLLRHISIGGAMLDFNAAIMLPKHFFLEIDGFREEIGCAEVHRNGTELGVRFNMLLAQDFLRRLIRLQFSSGGF; this is translated from the coding sequence ATGTCGATGATCATGCATGTCGCGCAAGCAAAGCCCGGCCAGTCCACGGCCGTGTACCAACATTACTTCATCGAGCGCCCGTGCCGGATCCTCGTTATCGGCAAGCAACTGAAGGCGAAGACCAAATATCAATGCCTGCTTCGGCATATCTCGATTGGCGGCGCAATGCTCGACTTCAATGCCGCTATCATGCTGCCAAAGCACTTCTTTCTGGAGATCGACGGCTTCAGGGAGGAGATCGGCTGCGCCGAGGTCCATCGCAACGGCACGGAGCTCGGCGTGCGCTTCAACATGCTGCTTGCCCAAGACTTTCTGCGCCGGCTGATCCGGTTGCAGTTTTCGAGCGGCGGGTTTTAG
- a CDS encoding porin — protein sequence MNIKSLLLGSAAALAAVSGAQAADAIVAAEPEPMEYVRVCDAFGTGYFYIPGTETCLKIGGFIRVQGSFGRDEVTSRFDARDFGNQATSDWDMFSRAYISFDAKSDTEYGTLTGFFAAEFNADNDTDVGDSFIDVDEAYIQLGGFKAGFFYSWWDKGLNGETDSLGNFTEFNSLAYLYDGGTFQAGVSVDELEGTSTKDNGVGIAGIVSATLGGVSFDLLGGFDTELEEGAIRALLSADLGPGVFQVAGIWASNPNAYWERSEWTVAASYRWNVNDKLAITPGAQYFGNLSEGSLTDFGSNDAWRVGGTVDYKITEGLATRLSVQYEDQDDGDDEVFGFLRLQRDF from the coding sequence ATGAACATCAAGAGCCTTCTTCTCGGCTCCGCTGCTGCTCTCGCAGCAGTATCCGGCGCTCAGGCAGCCGACGCAATCGTCGCCGCCGAGCCGGAGCCCATGGAATACGTTCGCGTCTGCGACGCTTTCGGCACGGGCTACTTCTACATCCCGGGCACCGAAACCTGCCTCAAGATCGGCGGCTTCATCCGCGTACAGGGCTCGTTCGGCCGTGACGAGGTAACGAGCCGTTTCGATGCTCGCGATTTCGGCAACCAGGCCACCTCGGACTGGGACATGTTCTCGCGCGCTTACATTTCGTTTGACGCCAAGAGCGACACCGAATACGGCACGCTCACCGGCTTCTTCGCCGCTGAGTTCAATGCCGACAACGACACCGATGTTGGTGATAGCTTCATCGACGTCGACGAAGCTTACATCCAGCTCGGCGGCTTCAAGGCCGGCTTCTTCTACAGCTGGTGGGATAAGGGCCTGAACGGCGAAACCGACTCGCTCGGCAACTTCACCGAATTCAACTCGCTCGCTTACCTCTATGACGGCGGCACCTTCCAGGCCGGCGTTTCGGTCGACGAACTCGAAGGCACCTCCACCAAGGACAACGGCGTCGGCATTGCCGGTATCGTTTCGGCTACCCTCGGCGGCGTAAGCTTCGACCTGCTCGGCGGCTTCGACACCGAACTCGAAGAAGGCGCGATCCGCGCTCTGCTTTCGGCTGACCTCGGTCCGGGCGTCTTCCAGGTCGCTGGTATCTGGGCATCCAACCCGAACGCTTACTGGGAGCGTTCTGAGTGGACCGTTGCTGCTTCGTACCGTTGGAACGTCAACGACAAGCTGGCAATCACCCCCGGCGCTCAGTACTTCGGCAACCTGTCGGAAGGCTCGCTCACCGACTTCGGCAGCAACGACGCATGGCGCGTTGGCGGTACGGTTGACTACAAGATCACCGAAGGTCTCGCCACCCGTCTGTCGGTTCAGTACGAAGATCAGGATGACGGCGACGATGAAGTCTTCGGCTTCCTCCGCCTGCAGCGTGACTTCTAA
- a CDS encoding alpha/beta fold hydrolase — MGQSKFREHRFPVQDGLQLYARSYGERRRGRTPVVCLPGLTRNSRDFHELAGFLASPAAGGLFVLSLDSRGRGGSERDHDKTRYTIAVETSDLIAACAYFGIKKAIFIGTSRGGLILHHLVGLAPALIAGVILNDIGPVIEMEGLMRIRDYLNAATTPKDWASAPRYLKSLHGRDFPILPEHDWQEMAKAIYRDEGGVPVADFDPAIAAPLQTLTADTSLPDLWPQFEVLTGLPLMVVRGEHSKLLSEATVEEMKRRHPNLMAVTAAGQGHAPLLHFDGPKQAIATFLQR; from the coding sequence ATGGGTCAGAGCAAATTTCGCGAGCACCGCTTTCCGGTACAGGACGGCTTGCAGCTTTATGCCAGATCCTACGGCGAACGGCGGCGCGGACGGACCCCAGTCGTCTGCCTGCCCGGTCTTACTCGCAACAGTCGCGACTTCCACGAACTCGCGGGCTTTCTTGCCTCTCCGGCGGCAGGCGGGCTTTTCGTCCTCTCTCTTGATTCCCGTGGGCGCGGCGGCTCGGAGCGTGACCACGACAAGACTCGTTACACGATCGCGGTCGAAACCTCGGACCTTATCGCCGCCTGTGCCTATTTTGGTATCAAGAAGGCGATCTTCATCGGCACGTCGCGCGGTGGCCTGATCCTACACCATCTCGTCGGCCTGGCCCCCGCCTTGATCGCGGGCGTCATACTCAACGACATCGGTCCCGTCATCGAGATGGAGGGCCTGATGAGAATCCGGGACTATCTCAACGCAGCGACCACGCCTAAAGACTGGGCCTCTGCGCCTCGTTACTTGAAGTCCCTGCACGGGAGAGATTTTCCAATTCTTCCAGAGCACGATTGGCAGGAGATGGCGAAGGCGATCTATCGCGACGAAGGCGGCGTCCCGGTCGCGGACTTCGATCCGGCGATCGCGGCACCATTGCAGACGCTCACGGCCGATACGTCGTTGCCGGATCTTTGGCCGCAATTCGAAGTCCTCACTGGTCTGCCGCTGATGGTCGTCCGAGGGGAGCATTCCAAGCTGCTGTCGGAGGCCACGGTCGAAGAGATGAAGCGGCGGCATCCGAACCTGATGGCCGTGACAGCGGCCGGACAGGGCCACGCTCCGCTTCTACATTTCGATGGCCCAAAACAGGCTATAGCGACCTTTCTACAACGGTAA
- a CDS encoding BA14K family protein — MKTLAIVALSLATAISSVPPAEAFPVIPAAKPQATDIQQVQFPYERGEARKGRGCALPYCVSGHRSYRRGHRDGYSYYRNRYHRRYHHHDDDNDFGALIGGLATGAIVGGLLSQPRYSGPRYSGGGSHTRWCYARYRSYRPSDNTYQPYGGPRRQCYSPYS; from the coding sequence ATGAAGACGTTAGCAATTGTCGCACTGTCCCTGGCGACGGCAATCAGCAGCGTTCCGCCCGCTGAAGCATTTCCTGTCATTCCGGCGGCGAAGCCGCAAGCCACGGACATTCAGCAGGTGCAGTTTCCTTATGAGCGTGGCGAGGCACGGAAGGGGCGCGGGTGTGCTTTGCCGTATTGCGTATCCGGCCATCGAAGCTATCGCCGCGGTCATCGCGATGGCTATAGCTATTATCGTAACCGCTACCACCGCCGTTACCATCATCACGATGATGACAACGATTTCGGCGCGCTCATCGGCGGCTTAGCGACCGGTGCGATCGTCGGTGGTCTGCTGAGCCAGCCGAGATATTCCGGCCCGAGATACAGCGGCGGCGGCTCCCATACCCGCTGGTGCTATGCGCGCTATCGGTCATATCGCCCCTCGGACAACACCTATCAGCCCTATGGCGGCCCCCGTCGCCAGTGCTATTCGCCCTACAGCTAA
- a CDS encoding lytic transglycosylase domain-containing protein, whose product MRRPLLLPVAAMVGAVMLSASVAASEARAPVPTNKPGSAGKAGRVATKDLTSAMPAAVTPIDAALKTGLDALSDRQPAKAIAVRDGMSSGTLERHILTWAIAVSGQKGIPSYEIAEAQRELRGWPGLKSLRAHSERALYRENPPAFDVIAAFGATEPETAEGAIILARALAAEGQKAAAARHLRGIWLKDALDKDTETKILAEFSSLLTTADHERRMEMLLYRSRVEQAGRFSDLGKAQSLYRAWAAVIRGTGNAASLIETVDSSWRESPAFLFVRIEHLRKQEKYQEAAKLLAKMPKDREALVNPGEWWTEQRIVSRGLLDAGDFRGAYRIAANHAATEATDIVDAEFHAGWYALRGLEDPATAAGHFRKILSASSRPISASRAWYWLGRAAAAGGPGDSSEYFGNAARYPGTFYGQLAAARLGRPTLDVSYPSPTQEDRTRFEHREAIRAIARLDAAGHGWRADSLYRSLAEELISPGELAMLTARAEKTGDHQLSLQIGKIAFARGIDVAALAFPIGVIPSSADITGAGMALAYAIARQESAFNPAAVSAANARGLLQLLPGTAKGVASRFGLAYSKDRLTTDAGYNATLGAHYLGEQISSFGGSYILTFIAYNAGPGRVPEWLERYGDPRGKPIDDVVDWIERIPFEETRNYVQRVMENYQVYKSRLGEPADIVSDLRTGRQLP is encoded by the coding sequence ATGCGCAGACCACTCCTTCTGCCCGTCGCCGCCATGGTCGGCGCCGTGATGCTGTCTGCCTCGGTTGCGGCGAGCGAGGCGCGGGCACCGGTACCGACGAACAAGCCGGGCTCAGCCGGCAAAGCGGGACGTGTCGCGACCAAGGACCTCACCAGCGCAATGCCCGCGGCCGTCACGCCGATTGACGCAGCCTTGAAAACGGGCCTCGACGCGCTTTCTGATCGCCAACCCGCCAAAGCAATTGCCGTTCGTGACGGGATGTCCTCCGGAACGCTGGAGCGCCACATTCTCACCTGGGCCATCGCCGTTTCTGGGCAGAAGGGCATTCCATCCTACGAAATCGCCGAGGCACAGCGGGAGCTTCGAGGCTGGCCAGGCTTGAAATCGCTGCGGGCGCACTCGGAAAGGGCGCTCTATCGCGAAAATCCGCCCGCGTTCGATGTGATCGCGGCCTTCGGCGCGACCGAGCCCGAAACGGCGGAGGGCGCCATCATCCTCGCCAGGGCGCTCGCGGCTGAAGGACAAAAGGCAGCGGCGGCGCGCCATCTGCGCGGCATCTGGTTGAAAGACGCGCTCGATAAGGACACCGAAACGAAGATCCTCGCTGAATTTTCCAGTCTCCTGACGACCGCCGACCATGAGCGCCGTATGGAGATGCTTCTCTACCGCAGCCGCGTCGAGCAGGCAGGACGCTTCAGCGATCTCGGCAAGGCGCAGTCGCTTTATCGGGCTTGGGCTGCCGTTATCCGTGGCACGGGCAACGCCGCGTCGCTGATCGAGACAGTCGATTCGTCATGGCGCGAAAGCCCCGCCTTTCTGTTTGTCCGCATCGAGCATCTGCGCAAGCAGGAGAAATACCAGGAGGCCGCCAAGCTTCTCGCTAAAATGCCCAAGGACCGCGAAGCCCTGGTGAACCCGGGCGAATGGTGGACGGAGCAGCGCATCGTCAGCCGCGGGCTGCTCGACGCAGGGGATTTCCGTGGTGCCTACCGCATCGCCGCCAACCACGCGGCGACCGAAGCGACCGACATTGTCGACGCGGAGTTCCATGCCGGCTGGTACGCGCTGCGAGGCCTGGAAGATCCGGCAACTGCGGCAGGACATTTCCGGAAGATCCTTTCGGCGTCGAGCCGGCCGATCTCCGCCTCACGCGCCTGGTACTGGCTGGGACGCGCCGCCGCGGCAGGTGGCCCCGGCGATTCGAGCGAATATTTTGGCAATGCGGCGCGCTACCCGGGCACGTTCTATGGGCAGCTTGCCGCAGCCAGGCTCGGCCGCCCGACGCTTGACGTAAGCTACCCCTCGCCGACGCAGGAGGATCGAACACGATTCGAACACCGCGAAGCCATCAGGGCCATCGCCCGGCTGGACGCCGCGGGCCACGGTTGGCGCGCGGACAGCCTTTATCGGTCGCTGGCGGAAGAATTGATCAGCCCCGGCGAGCTCGCGATGCTTACGGCACGCGCGGAAAAGACGGGCGATCATCAGCTTTCGCTGCAAATTGGCAAAATCGCTTTCGCCCGAGGCATCGATGTCGCCGCGCTTGCCTTTCCGATCGGCGTCATCCCGTCCAGCGCCGATATCACGGGCGCCGGCATGGCGCTGGCCTATGCGATTGCCCGGCAAGAGAGTGCCTTCAACCCGGCCGCCGTTTCCGCCGCCAATGCCCGCGGCCTGCTGCAACTTCTGCCAGGTACTGCCAAAGGCGTCGCAAGCCGCTTCGGCCTTGCCTATTCCAAGGACCGGCTGACGACCGATGCAGGCTACAATGCGACTCTCGGGGCGCACTATCTCGGCGAGCAGATCAGCAGCTTCGGCGGTTCCTACATACTGACATTCATCGCTTACAATGCCGGCCCGGGCCGCGTGCCGGAATGGCTCGAGCGTTATGGCGACCCACGCGGCAAGCCGATCGATGACGTCGTGGACTGGATCGAACGCATCCCCTTTGAGGAGACGCGCAACTATGTCCAGCGGGTAATGGAGAACTACCAGGTCTACAAATCCCGCTTGGGCGAGCCCGCGGACATCGTATCGGACTTGAGAACAGGGCGACAATTGCCCTGA
- the dapA gene encoding 4-hydroxy-tetrahydrodipicolinate synthase: MFKGSIPALVTPFTATGSVDADSFVAHVEWQIKEGSHGLVPVGTTGESPTLSHDEHKKVVELCVEAAGGRVPVIAGAGSNNTTEAIELAQHAEKAGADALLVVTPYYNKPTQKGLFAHYGAIAESVKLPIVIYNIPGRSVVDMSVETMAALARAYPTIIGVKDATGRIERVSEQRMACGKEFVQLSGEDATALGFNAHGGVGCISVTANVAPRLCAEFQAATLAGEYAKALEYQDKLMPLHKAIFMEPGVCGAKYALHRLGRMSRAVRSPLLATLEPGTEAAIDAALRHAGLMN, from the coding sequence ATGTTCAAGGGTTCCATTCCCGCACTCGTAACACCGTTCACCGCCACCGGCTCGGTGGACGCGGATAGTTTCGTCGCGCATGTGGAATGGCAGATAAAAGAGGGCAGCCACGGGCTGGTGCCGGTGGGCACCACCGGGGAATCGCCGACCTTGTCCCACGACGAACACAAGAAGGTCGTCGAACTCTGCGTCGAAGCGGCAGGCGGACGCGTGCCCGTCATTGCCGGTGCCGGCTCAAACAATACGACCGAAGCGATCGAGCTTGCACAGCATGCCGAGAAGGCGGGCGCTGACGCTCTTCTGGTCGTGACGCCCTATTACAACAAGCCCACGCAGAAGGGTCTCTTCGCTCACTATGGAGCAATCGCCGAAAGCGTGAAGCTCCCGATCGTAATCTACAATATTCCCGGTCGTTCGGTTGTCGACATGAGCGTCGAGACGATGGCTGCGCTGGCAAGGGCCTATCCGACGATCATCGGCGTCAAGGATGCGACCGGCAGGATCGAGCGTGTCTCCGAGCAGCGTATGGCCTGCGGCAAGGAGTTCGTACAACTCTCCGGCGAGGACGCGACGGCGCTTGGTTTCAACGCGCATGGTGGTGTCGGCTGCATTTCCGTTACCGCGAATGTAGCGCCGCGCCTCTGTGCGGAATTCCAGGCGGCGACACTTGCCGGTGAATACGCCAAGGCGCTCGAGTACCAGGACAAGCTGATGCCGCTCCACAAGGCTATATTTATGGAGCCCGGCGTCTGCGGCGCAAAATACGCACTGCATCGCCTGGGGCGGATGAGCCGTGCCGTTCGTTCGCCGCTCTTGGCGACGCTTGAGCCGGGTACCGAAGCGGCGATCGATGCCGCGCTTCGGCATGCGGGATTGATGAACTGA
- the smpB gene encoding SsrA-binding protein SmpB — protein sequence MAPKGSQRTVKKVVAENRKARFNYEIVDTYEAGLVLTGTEVKSLREGKANISESYATDEGGEIWLINSYLPEYLQANRFNHETRRRRKLLLSKREVNRLQGAVNRDGMSLIPLRIYFNDRGRAKLELALGKGKKLHDKRETSKERDWNRQKNRLLKERG from the coding sequence ATGGCCCCCAAAGGCAGCCAGCGCACGGTCAAGAAAGTCGTGGCGGAGAACCGCAAGGCCCGCTTCAACTACGAGATCGTCGATACTTACGAAGCCGGTCTTGTCCTGACCGGCACGGAGGTCAAGTCGCTGCGCGAAGGAAAGGCCAACATCTCCGAATCCTACGCGACCGACGAAGGCGGTGAGATCTGGCTGATCAACTCCTATCTGCCGGAGTATTTGCAGGCCAACCGCTTCAACCACGAAACGCGCCGGCGTCGCAAGTTGCTGCTGTCGAAGCGGGAAGTGAACCGACTGCAGGGCGCAGTCAACCGCGACGGCATGTCGTTGATCCCATTGCGGATTTATTTCAACGACCGCGGGCGGGCGAAGCTGGAACTTGCGCTCGGCAAGGGCAAGAAACTGCACGACAAGCGCGAGACCTCCAAGGAACGCGATTGGAACCGGCAGAAGAACCGGCTACTCAAGGAGCGCGGCTGA
- a CDS encoding NYN domain-containing protein, with protein sequence MFDPREKIALFIDGANLYAASKSLGFDIDYRKLLKAFQKRGYLLRAYYYTALIEDQEYSSIRPLIDWLDYNGYKVITKPAKEFTDSLGRRKIKGNMDIELAIDAMEQSETVDHLVIFSGDGDFTTLVEALQRKGRKVSVVSTMSTQPPMIADDLRRQADHFIDLVTLRSEIGREPSERTPRAVEPVADDVEL encoded by the coding sequence ATGTTCGATCCCCGCGAGAAAATCGCACTTTTCATAGACGGCGCCAATCTCTACGCCGCATCGAAAAGTCTCGGTTTCGACATCGACTATCGCAAGCTGCTGAAAGCATTCCAAAAGCGCGGATATCTGCTCAGGGCCTACTATTACACCGCGCTTATCGAAGATCAGGAGTATTCGTCGATCCGTCCGTTGATCGACTGGCTGGACTACAATGGCTATAAGGTCATCACCAAGCCGGCCAAGGAATTCACCGACTCGCTCGGACGACGCAAGATCAAGGGCAACATGGATATCGAGCTGGCGATCGACGCCATGGAGCAATCCGAGACAGTCGACCACCTCGTCATCTTCTCGGGCGACGGCGACTTCACCACGCTCGTCGAAGCGCTACAACGCAAGGGCCGCAAGGTCTCGGTGGTCTCGACCATGTCGACCCAGCCGCCGATGATCGCCGACGATCTGCGTCGCCAGGCGGATCACTTCATAGACCTCGTTACGCTCAGAAGCGAAATCGGCCGGGAACCCTCTGAACGCACACCGCGTGCGGTCGAGCCAGTGGCGGACGACGTCGAACTTTAA
- the rpoZ gene encoding DNA-directed RNA polymerase subunit omega: MARVTVEDCIDKVDNRFELVLLASHRARLISQGASITVDRDNDKNPVVALREIADETLSPGDLKEDLIHSLQKHVEVDEPEPDPASLTQPEAAAAFADAAEEEDQPEALTFDRMSEEELLAGIEGLVPPEKSDDY; the protein is encoded by the coding sequence ATGGCCCGCGTCACCGTCGAAGACTGCATTGACAAAGTCGACAACCGTTTCGAACTCGTTTTGCTCGCCAGCCACCGCGCACGCCTGATTTCGCAGGGTGCTTCCATCACCGTTGACCGTGACAACGACAAGAACCCCGTCGTCGCGTTGCGCGAGATCGCCGACGAGACCCTTTCGCCCGGCGATCTGAAGGAAGACCTCATCCACTCGCTGCAGAAGCATGTCGAGGTGGACGAGCCCGAGCCCGATCCGGCTTCGCTGACCCAGCCGGAAGCAGCTGCCGCCTTCGCGGACGCGGCGGAAGAGGAAGATCAGCCGGAAGCGCTGACCTTCGACCGCATGTCCGAAGAGGAGCTGCTTGCGGGCATCGAAGGCCTTGTGCCCCCGGAAAAGAGCGACGACTACTAA